One genomic segment of Drosophila melanogaster chromosome 3L includes these proteins:
- the Rabex-5 gene encoding Rabaptin-5-associated exchange factor for Rab5, which translates to MSTAARPPSLRLGQQDLKCRSGCGFYGTPQNEGLCSMCFREKFNDKQRKLKQTGGETGPGSSSSVATLDRRSPQHAHLQGKVEQQVRKPSDKEQDNLGTLQKKKFTAVLQKTLQAGAQKITQQRGHVPDPTEGQFLLQLRQLRIPDDGKRKLKLEIQRLDSDIRKYMNGNGGKNINELSDLVQNAYTKVSDIVHNDPSFEIATNEDRDSAIDFFEKVVMTQNHKFLFSPYFTTDEDSDVKVQKRIRQLSWITAKHLDCSIDEVNSEARDLVYNAISELVGIDSYYSPQEKLQCTWRCCRHIFELLKRATGGPASADDFLPALIFVVLKANPVRLHSNINFVTRFTNASRLMSGESGYYFTNLCSAIAFIENLNGESLGVSSEEFEALMSGQQPYSTPWESALLACESLHLISENMKRMEMLQKRNALISSGITSFEKELIDFQREVTERVDTVIAKAPLNLLPIKTPAFLIGQARAHLLNESEAGHYQANMLHGGSLTSQSLTAAGGLVKPAAASKESGLSLKDTSMSSMGRLSPLQQNVQPADHLFASPIFNYTAFDAVSLLEEPVPDANTDVLMLGSEFQGGLTNINYDFDLSDQSGENSTADESKLNLDEFDPLAQKGLVAKPPPPLPETSLLDSTTDSLIDSEVPGTAVLLPSPLKPEVSNYRGFSNFDIPSISCNTGDFSSLGQDGADAPK; encoded by the exons ATGTCAACGGCGGCGCGACCTCCGTCTTTGCGGCTGGGCCAGCAGGACCTCAAGTGCCGTTCAGGATGCGGGTTTTACGGAACCCCCCAAAACGAAGGATTGTGCTCGATGTGCTTCCGAGAAAAGTTTAATGATAAGCAGCGGAAGTTGAAGC AGACGGGTGGCGAGACGGGTCCTGGATCCTCTTCCTCGGTCGCCACCTTGGATCGCCGATCGCCACAGCATGCGCACCTCCAGGGAAAAGTGGAGCAGCAGGTCAGGAAGCCGTCGGACAAGGAGCAGGACAACTTGGGAACCCtgcaaaagaaaaagtttACCGCTGTGCTGCAAAAAACTCTGCAGGCGGGAGCCCAAAAAA TTACCCAACAGCGTGGTCATGTGCCGGATCCCACGGAGGGCCAGTTCCTACTGCAATTGCGGCAACTTCGCATTCCCGACGATGGCAAGCGGAAACTCAAGCTTGAAATCCAGCGTTTGGACAGCGACATCCGCAAGTATATGAACGGAAATGGCGGCAAAAACATCAACGAACTATCAGATTTGGTTCAAAACGCCTACACCAAAGTCTCAGACATTGTGCACAACGATCCCAGCTTCGAGATAGCCACCAACGAGGATCGCGATAGTGCCATTGACTTCTTTGAGAAAGTGGTGATGACGCAGAACCACAA atttCTCTTCAGTCCCTATTTCACTACCGATGAGGACAGTGACGTGAAGGTGCAGAAGCGGATACGCCAGCTGAGCTGGATTACGGCCAAGCATCTGGACTGCAGCATCGACGAGGTCAACTCGGAGGCCAGGGATCTGGTTTACAATGCTATATCCGAGCTGGTGGGCATAGATTCGTACTATTCGCCGCAGGAGAAGCTGCAGTGCACTTGGCGCTGCTGTAGGCACATCTTTGAGCTTCTGAAGCGGGCAACTGGAGGACCCGCCAGTGCGGATGACTTCCTACCCGCCCTAATATTCGTCGTGCTTAAGGCAAATCCAGTGCGACTGCacagcaacatcaacttcgttaCGCGCTTCACAAACGCTTCGCGGCTGATGAGCGGCGAGAGTGGCTACTACTTTACCAATCTGTGCTCCGCCATCGCCTTCATAGAGAATCTGAATGGCGAGAGTCTGGGCGTCAGCAGCGAGGAGTTCGAGGCTCTGATGTCCGGACAGCAGCCCTACAGCACGCCCTGGGAAAGTGCCCTGTTGGCCTGCGAGAGCCTTCACCTGATATCCGAGAACATGAAGCGAATGGAGATGCTGCAGAAAAGGAACGCCCTGATAAGCTCTGGAATAACTTCATTTGAAAAAGAGCTTATCGATTTCCAAAGAGAGGTGACGGAACGAGTAGACACCGTGATTGCCAAGGCCCCACTCAACCTGCTGCCCATCAAAACACCCGCTTTTCTGATTGGTCAAGCCAGGGCGCACCTTCTCAACGAAAGCGAGGCTGGTCATTATCAAGCGAATATGCTGCACGGCGGCTCATTGACCTCCCAGTCGCTGACAGCAGCCGGTGGGTTGGTAAAGCCCGCAGCGGCGTCTAAAGAATCTGGATTGTCCCTTAAGGATACCAGCATGAGTTCGATGGGCCGTCTGTCGCCACTTCAGCAGAACGTTCAGCCAGCCGATCACCTCTTCGCCTCTCCAATCTTTAACTACACCGCGTTTGATGCCGTCTCGCTCTTGGAGGAGCCTGTGCCCGATGCGAACACAGACGTACTCATGCTGGGCTCCGAGTTTCAAGGAGGCCTGACCAATATCAACTACGACTTCGACTTGTCGGATCAAAGTGGGGAAAACAGCACTGCGGACGAGTCAAAGCTGAATCTCGACGAATTCGACCCCTTGGCGCAGAAGGGCCTAGTTGCCAAGCCACCGCCGCCTCTGCCGGAGACCAGTCTGCTGGATAGCACAACGGATAGCCTTATAGATAGCGAAGTGCCCGGCACAGCTGTCCTGCTTCCATCCCCTCTGAAGCCCGAGGTGTCCAACTACCGGGGCTTCTCAAACTTCGATATTCCCAGCATCTCGTGCAACACGGGAGACTTTAGTTCTCTGGGACAGGACGGCGCGGATGCTCCCAAATAA